Part of the Caulobacter sp. SL161 genome is shown below.
GCAGCACCGCCGCCAACGCGAACATGGGGGCCAGCGCGCTGCCGGTGGCGTCGCGGACGATCGGAACCAGATTCTGCGCGATAAAGCCGCCTAGATTGCCGACGGCGTTGATGGTCGCGATGCCCGCCGCCGCCCGTGGGCCGCTGAGGAAGCTGGGCGGCAGGCTCCAGAACACCGGCTGGGCGGCGAAGATAGCAGGCGCGGCGATGCACAGCATGGCGAACTTCAAGGGCGCGCCCGGCACGATGACGCTGAGGCTCAGGGCCACTGCGGCCAGCAGGACGGGCCCTGCGATATGCCAGGCGCTGGCGCCGTGTCGCGCCGCGTGGCGCGGCACGAACCACAGCGCCACGGCGACAAACAGCCAGGGGATGACGTTGATGAAGCCGTTCATGGTGTTGGAGACCCCGAACGACTTCACGATAGTCGGCAGCCAATAGCTGAGGCCATAGGCGCCCAGCGGCATGCCGATATAGAGGCCGGCCAGCATCAGGACGCGCGGATCGAAGATCGCCTTCCAGGCCCCGCGATGATCGTCTACCTCCCCGCTCCGCTCGGCCGCGAGCGTCGAAGCCAGCCAGGACTTTTCGACATCCGGAAGCCAACGAGCGTCCGAAGGACCGCTCGGCAGCCGCCAGAGCACATAGGGCGCCAAAAGGACCGCCGGAGCCCCTGTCACCAGGAAGACCCATTGCCAGCCGGCAAGGCCGAGGAGACCGTCCATCCCCAGCAGAAGCCCGCCGATCGCCGCGCCGACCGCATTGGCGAACGCCGAGGCGATCATGAAGAGCCCGACCATACGGGCGCGGTGCGCCTGCGGGTACCAGAGGGTCAGCACGTAGAGCACGCCGGGGAAGAACCCCGCCTCGGCCACCCCGAGCAGGAAGCGCAGGACGTAGAACATCGCCGCGTTCTGGGTGAAGCCGAGCGCCAGTGTGACCAGGCCCCACGAGAACATGATCCGGGCGAACCACACCCGCGCGCCCACCCGCGCGAGAATCAGGTTCGCGGGCGCCTCGAACAGGAAGTAGCCGATGAAGAACAGCGAAGCGCCGAGACCATAGGCGGCTTCGCTCAGACCCAGCGCCGAGACCATGTCGAGCTTGGCGTAGGAGACGTTCTGCCGGTCGATATAGGCGATCAGGTACATCAGGCAGAACAGCGGCATCAGCCGCCGTGTGACACGCCCGACGGTGGCGCGCTCCAGGTCGCTGGACGAGTCGGACATGGATGATCTCCAGATAGGCGAAGCGCGTTTGAGCGGCGTTTGGCGGCGTGGTCGTGTTGCGCGCGGTGCACGGATCATCAAGGATCCGAAGAGCCGCCGTATCGCTTAGGCCAGTGGATCGAGCTCGATCAGAACCACGTCGTTGGCCCGCATAGGCAGGTCCACGCTCGTGTCCCCCGACACGCGCAGCAACCGTTCGATCTCCGGCCGGTCCTGGGTCAGCGCCTCGAGCGATCGCAACTGCGCCGGCGTGAGCGTGGTGGGCAGGCCCATCTCGATATAGGCGCTGTAGGCGTCGTTACGCTGATAACCGACCCGGCGCACCCGCAGCTGATAACGGCCTGGCTTGAGGTGGCTCAACCGGACCTTCAGCGGCTCGATGTCGGAGGCGGGGTGGGGCCGCGTGTAGAACGGGCGATTGCTGACCTTCTGGTCGGGCTGTCGCCAAGCATAGGCCAGAACCGAAACCCGATCCCCATCGCGCGCCGCGAAGACCTGATCGTCTTCACAGGCCAGCTCAAGCCCTTTCAGAGCGTTCAGATACTTGTAGGCGAACCAGGCCGGCTTGCGGATCCCTTGCGGATTCATCAGGCCAAAACCGCCTTGGAACGGCGCGGTCGGGGGGCCCGGTTCTTCGAACAGATCGGTATAGGTCCAGTAGCTCATGCCCTGGACGAGACCCTGGGTCCGCCGCAGTTTCTCGACGATGTAGGCGGCGCTGACATAGCTGTCGTGAACACTGTCACGCGGCGTATAGCTGGTGCTCCATTCGGTGAAGTAGAGCGGCAGACCCGGATAGGCCGAGGCCTCGATCTGCTCCCGAACGCGGCGCACATCCCCGACGACGGCGTCCGGTGACGGCGACAGCTTGGTGTCCTGCACGCCCTTCTCATCGAGAAAGCCGCCATCGACACCGTAGGTATGGGTGGTGACGAAGTCGACGGCCGAACCGCTCTTCTTCACATGGGCCAGGAACTCCGGAACCCACGCCGCGCCGGCCGTGGCGGGCCCGCCGACCCGCAGGCTCGGGTCGATCGCCTTGATGGCGCGGGCGGTGATGTCATAAAGCTCGAAATAGGCCGCTTGATCCGCCTTCTCCCAGAAGCCGTCGAGATTGGGCTCGTTCCAGACCTCGAAGAACCAGGTCCGCACCTCCTCGACGCCATACCGGGCGCGCAGGTGGCGGACAAAGGCGTCGATCAGGTCGCGCCAGGGACCAAGCTGCGGATGGGAGGTGTTGCCCTTCCAGTAGAAGATCGTCTGGTCGGAGGTCTTCATCGCTTCGGGCGTGAAGCCCAGTTCGATGAAGGGCTTGATCCCCTTGGCCAGCAGGGCGTCGTAGAGCTGATCGATCTTGGTCCAGTCGTAGACGATCTTGCCGTCTTGGATCTTCACCGTGCCCAGCACGTCGTGGAAGATCGCGTGGAAGCGAATGTAGCGGAAACCCAGCTCGTCGACGGTCGTCTTCAGCTGCGCCTGGCTATCCTCGCGGATCAGTGTGCCTGGATAGTCGGAGCCGATCGAAAGATCGAAGAAGCGATCGACCGGATGACCGGTTCGGCGCGCGTCGACGTGAATGATCCGCACACCGGGTCCGGCGTTCGCTACGACAGGCAGGCTCGACAAACCCGCCACGAGGGCCCGACGCGATAGCGACATACGTTTCCTCCTCGTCTTTGAAGGAACAGCTACACGCCGTTGATAGCGCTATCAATTGATTTTGCGGCATCGCTGCAATGGCCGCAACGGCGGATCCTCCGCCGTTAGCAAACAGGCTTCACCCGACCTGATCGAAGCGATCAAGCCGGATGAAATGCTTGTGGATCAGAGACTTATAGCGCCGTCTTGTACAGCGCCAGCAGTTCGCTCCAGGCCTTCTCCGCCGCAGGCTCGTTGTAGGCTTGGCTGCCAGGCACGGTCCAACCGTGGTTGGCGCCGACATAGACCTCGACGGTCGCCTTGATCTTGGCCTCGGCGAACGCGGCCTTGAGCTTGTCCTTGGACGTCGGATCACGCTTGTCGTCGTTGTCGGCGACGGCGACGAGATAGTCGGCCTTCGTCTTCGGGATCAGCAATTGCGGGCTGTCTGGCCCCTCGGCGGTCAGACCGCCGCCATGGAAGCTGACCACGGCGCCGATGCGCGTGGGGTTCGAGCCAGCGGTGCGGAAGGCCAGCGGCCCGCCCATGCAGTAGCCCTGAACGCCGACGCGCTTGGCCTTGTTGGTCTGCGGCTGCGCGTCGAGGAAGGCGACAAAGGCCACGGCGTCGGTAACCGCCGTGGTCGGCGTCACGGTCCTGGCCAGGGCCGAGATCGTTTCGCGATCCTGGGGATTGGCGAAGCTCATCGCCCCTTCCATCACCGGCGCCTTCTTGGTCCGGTAATAGAGGTTGGGGACCAGAACGACATAGCCCGAGGAGGCCAGACGACGGGCCATCTGGCGGAACACCGGACGGAGGCTCCAGATGTCGGGCCACAGCAGCACGGCGGGCCACTTGCCCTTGCCCTTGGGATAGAACAGCGCCGCGTCGGCCTCGCCGTCCGGCGTCTTGACCGCGACGTCCTTCTCCACGACGGAGTCGTCGGCGTGCGCGACTGTAGCGACGCCGGTCAGCGCGACGGTCAGCAGACCGAACCGGCGGCGAGAGATCGTCGGATCCTGAATGAGGCCGGGGTGGATTTCGTCATCGCACATGGCGGTCTCCTCCTTAGATTTGGGACCGGCACGCTATAACCGCGTTATCCGTTCGCCTATCCACTTTACCGGGCTGCCGAATAGGTCGCCTTGCCGGGGACGAGCAGGTCCTGTTTGCGACCGTCGCACACCGCGTAGCTGAACCCGGACTGGATCGCCCAGGCTCCGACCTCGCCCGCCTTGTTTACGGCCAGGAAACCAACCTGGATGTCCTTGGCTTGGGGCTTTTTCTTCAAGATCCGCTCGACGGCCTCACGGCAGGCCGCCTCGGGCGAGCGTCCCTGGCGCATCAGTTCCACCACCAGGAAGCTGCCGACATTGCGGATCACTTCTTCGCCGACACCGGTCGAGGTCGCACCGCCCACGTCGTTGTCGACATAGAGCCCCGCGCCGATGATTGGGCTGTCGCCGACCCGGCCGCGCATCTTCCAGGCCATGCCGCTGGTGGTGCAGGCGCCGGATAGGTTTCCCTTGGCGTCGATCGCCAGCATGCCGATGGTGTCGTGGTTGCCCGCCCCGCCCGGCGTGCCGAGCTGCCCCGTGGTCTTGCCGTAGTCCAAGACCTCACTGTTGGCTTTGGGATCGTATTTGGCGTCCTTTTTCCAGGCCTCCCAGGCGGCGCGGGACTCGGGCGTCAGCAGTTCCTCGCGGGGAAAGCCCTGCTCCAGCGCGAACTGCAGCGCTCCGGCGCCGACCAGCATCACGTGCGGAGTCTTTTCCATCACGCGGCGCGCCACCGAGATCGGGTGCGCGATATGCTCCAGCGCCGCCACCGCGCCGCAGTTGCCCAGTTCGTCCATGATGCAGGCGTCCAGCGAGACGTTCCCGTCCCTGTCCGGATAGCCGGCGCGGCCGACGCTGTGGTTCTTCAGATCCTGCTCGGGAACCCGCGCGCCGGCCTCCACGGCGTCCAGCGCCCGACCGCCCTTGGACAGGATCGCCCAGGCCGCCTGGTTCGCCGCGACGCCGAAGTCCCAGGTCGAGATCACCCCGGCGCCCTGCAATCGGACGGCCCCGTCGTCGGCGAACGCCGCCTTGGCGCCCATCATGGCCGATCCCGCCAAAGACGCGCCGATAAGCCCTCTGCGATTCAACATCGGTATGCTCCAACAGACCAGACCGAGTCCGTAACACGGCCAAACGAGAAACCATGTCCGCCCATCGCGTTCTGCTCGAAGTCTGCGTCGATACGCCCTCTGGATTGGCGGCGGCGATCGCCGGTGGCGCGGATCGCGTCGAACTCTGCTCGGCGCTCGCCCTGCAAGGTCTGACCCCAGCGCCCGGCCTGATGGCGCAGGCCGCATCGGCGCCGATCCCGGTCTATCCGATGATCCGCCCGCGCCACGGCGACTTCTGCTACGACGCGCGCGACCTGGATGCGATGCGGCGGGATATCGACGCGGTTCGAGGCTACGGCCTGCCCGGCGTCACGATCGGCGCGAGCCAGGCCAACGGCGCCTTGGATCTAAAGGTCCTGCGCAAACTGGTGGAACAGGCCGAGGGCCTGGGCACGACGCTGCATCGCGCTTTCGACGTGGTTCCGGACATGTCCGAAGCGCTCGAGATCGCTGTCGAGCTGGGCTTCGAGCGCGTGCTGACCTCGGGCGGCGCGCTGAACGCGCTGGACGCGACAGACAGGCTGGCCGCATTGGTGGAACAGGCGTGCGGGCGCATCAGCATCATGGCTGGAGCGGGCGTCAGGCCCGGCAACATCGCCGAACTGGTGCGCCGGACGGGCGTGCGGGAAGCCCACGGCTCGTTCGGCGGTCCGGTTCCAGGCGCCGATCCGCGCTCGCAGCTCGGCGCCATGGGCTTCGTTCCGCCCGAGCTTCGCGACACCAGCCAAGCCGCCGTTGCAGAGGCGGTCAAAGCGCTGCGCGCGCTCTAAGCCTCGATAATGTGCGGGATAAACCGCGAGCGGTCGCGGGTGACGCGGCTGCGATCCTCGCGTACGCCGACGCCCGCCGGCTGGTCGCCAATCACCCACGAGCCGACGACGGGGTAGTTCACGCCAAACTTCGGCGGCGGCTTCAGCGCCTGACGGATCCAGCCTTCACCGCCGTAGCCCTGGTCGAGCACCCTGCCCTTGCGACCGTCCTTCCAGAGCTCGATGTTCGCGCCCTCGCGGCTGAACAGCGGCTTGCGGGCGTAGCTGGCCCCCAGACGCTCGACCTTGGGATCGTCGTCGAAATAGGTCTCCAGCAGGTTGGGATGTCCCGGATGGCGCTCCCAAAGCAGAGGCAGCATCGCCTTGTTCGACAGCACCGCCTTCCAGGGCGGCTCGAGGAACAGGGTCTTCGAGGCCGCAATGTTGGCGGCGTAGGGCTCTCGGAGCATGTCCTCCCAGGGATACAGCTTGAACAGCGCGCCGATGATGTAGTTGTCCTGGTCGACGAAGCGGCCGTCCGCGTCGAGACCGATCGCCGTGGTCGGTACGAACTTGGGCTCCAGGCCCGCCAGCCGGCCCATGTCCTCCAGGAATCGCACCGTCTGACGGTCCTCGACGAAATCCGGGTCGCTGGCAAAGTGAACGAAGCCGCCGTTCGGGAAGATCGCCTTGAAGCGCTCGGCCAACTGGTCATGCAGGCTGTTGAACTGGTCGGTGGCGTCGGGAAGCGCGCCCTGCTGGATCATGTCCTCCAGCCACAGCCACTGGAACACCGCCGCCTCATAGATGCTGGTCGGGGTGTCGGCGTTGTACTCGTAGAGCTTGGGCGGCCCAGCCCCGTCGTAGAAGAAGTCGAACCGGCCATAGAGCGAGGGATCGCGCGCCGCCCACGAGGCCGCGACCAGGTCGCGGGCGGCCTCGGGGATCTGAAGCCGGGCCATCAGGGCGTCGCTTTTGACGGCGTCGTCCACAAGCTCCAGGCAGAGCTGGTGCAGCGCCTCTGTCGCGGGCTCCAGATGGCCCTCGACCTCCTCCAGCGTGAAGGCGTAGGCCGCTCGCTCGTCCCAGTAGCGGCGGCCATCGGCGTGGTGCCAGGTGAAGCCGACGGCCTCGGCCTTGGACTTCCAGTCCCGCCGAGGCTTGAGGGTCAGACGACGCATCAGGCGTTCGAGCCGTCCCGACCGACCTTTTGCTTGTCCTCGATGGCCAGCATGGGGGCCGGCAAGGCTTCGTCCTTGGGGGCCATCAGGCGCGCCAGCACGTCCTCTGCGCCGCTCGCGCCCGGCAGGATGCCCGCCGCCGCCAGCTTGGCGTCGAGATCCGCGCCGGTCTTGCGGTCTTCCGACTCGCTGTGCAGTCGGAACTGCTCTTCGCGAACCGCCTGGCGTTCCTTGATGCGCTTGAGGCTGTCGGCCGCAGAGCCGACCACGCCGCTGGCCGAACCCGAGCGCGAGATGACGGCCGCCTGCGCCTTCTGGACGCTTTCGTTGACCTTCACGATCTCGATCTCGCGGCGCAGCGCCTCAACTTTGGTGTCGGTCTGGGCGATCACCGTGCGCAGCTTTTCCTCGGCGGCGCGCAGCTCGTTCATCTGGGTCGATTTCTGGCCCGCATCCTTTTCGAGGTCGGCGATGCGCTGCGCCACTTCCAGCGCCAGAGCCTGGTCGCCCTTGTTCATCGCCGCCCGCGCAGAGGACTCGTACTTGCGCGACTGGTCCGTCAGTTGGGCGACCTCGGTCTCCAGCGCGCGACGACGCGCGACCAGCTTGGCCAGCTCGTCCCGGGCCTTGCCCTGGGCGTTGTCGGCGTCGCGGATTTCCTGGTCCAGGATGCGAAGGGCGTTGGCGTCCACCACCGTCTGCGCGCCGTCATGCGCCGCGCCGCGGAACAGGGCCGAGAGCTTGCTCCAGATCGACATTCGAAGTTCTCCGGTCTCTGTCTTCAGGCGGCCGCGACGCGGCTCTTTTCAAAGGAATCGCGCAGGTCGCTGGCGGCGGCGATGGCGTTATCGGCCAGGGTGCGCAGCTCGATGACCAGCGTCTGCAAGGTGGTCTTGGACGAGATCTCGCCCATCAGCTCGTAATAGTCGCGGCCGTCGACCGTGGTGATGCCGAAGTTCGACAGCGGCACGATCTTCTGAGCCTTCAGCAAAAACTCATTGAATTCCGCGCGATTGTTCTGCTCGTCACAGGCCCATAGTAGGGTCGAGACGACCAGTTGCAGCCCGCCGCCGCTGACATAGATCGGCAGGTCGCCGAACTCGTGCATGACGACCATCAGCACGGGCTCGACGCCCTCGACGACCGTCACGGTCATCTCGTCCTCGCGCACGAGCGCGCTTTCCACCAGCGCATCGCGCAGGGTGTGGATCGTCCAGGCGGTGTCGATAACGGAGTCCATGTGTCTGACGCCCTTGGGGGGATTGGGATTGGTCTGCAGCGCCGGTCCGCGGACCGACTCGACGACGATGGCCTGCACAGCCGAAAGAATGTCGGGCTTGCACGCCGCCGGCGCCCAGACCTCGATTTTCACGAAGCCAGCGTTCCGTCGCGCCTCGCGCCACGCCCGCGTTCTTTCAGCGGCCTGAGCGCTTCTCTTCAGTTTGGCAGGCATGTGTTACATGTACGCATAACATGTATGCTTGACAAGTCACCGTTCGACGTCATCCTGCGACCGACTTCACCCGAGGGCAAGCACGCTTTCGGGAAACCGGCCTCGCCCACCAGATAAGCGAGCCGGCCCAGGATTCGAGGCCTCGCCGATCGCGATGTTCGGAAAACTCTTCGGCCGCAAAGACCAACCCTCCGGCCCCGCCCTGCCCATCATCCGCAACGTGACGATCGGCCGGACCGTGGTGCTGGACCCGCTGGCCTGGCGACGGCTGGGCGCGGAGACCAAGTTCGCCCTCGACCGAGATACGCTGGAGATCACGGCCCAGGGCCTGATCCAGCTGAACGACGGCGCCTTCGTCC
Proteins encoded:
- a CDS encoding GH39 family glycosyl hydrolase, which translates into the protein MSLSRRALVAGLSSLPVVANAGPGVRIIHVDARRTGHPVDRFFDLSIGSDYPGTLIREDSQAQLKTTVDELGFRYIRFHAIFHDVLGTVKIQDGKIVYDWTKIDQLYDALLAKGIKPFIELGFTPEAMKTSDQTIFYWKGNTSHPQLGPWRDLIDAFVRHLRARYGVEEVRTWFFEVWNEPNLDGFWEKADQAAYFELYDITARAIKAIDPSLRVGGPATAGAAWVPEFLAHVKKSGSAVDFVTTHTYGVDGGFLDEKGVQDTKLSPSPDAVVGDVRRVREQIEASAYPGLPLYFTEWSTSYTPRDSVHDSYVSAAYIVEKLRRTQGLVQGMSYWTYTDLFEEPGPPTAPFQGGFGLMNPQGIRKPAWFAYKYLNALKGLELACEDDQVFAARDGDRVSVLAYAWRQPDQKVSNRPFYTRPHPASDIEPLKVRLSHLKPGRYQLRVRRVGYQRNDAYSAYIEMGLPTTLTPAQLRSLEALTQDRPEIERLLRVSGDTSVDLPMRANDVVLIELDPLA
- a CDS encoding MFS transporter; this encodes MSDSSSDLERATVGRVTRRLMPLFCLMYLIAYIDRQNVSYAKLDMVSALGLSEAAYGLGASLFFIGYFLFEAPANLILARVGARVWFARIMFSWGLVTLALGFTQNAAMFYVLRFLLGVAEAGFFPGVLYVLTLWYPQAHRARMVGLFMIASAFANAVGAAIGGLLLGMDGLLGLAGWQWVFLVTGAPAVLLAPYVLWRLPSGPSDARWLPDVEKSWLASTLAAERSGEVDDHRGAWKAIFDPRVLMLAGLYIGMPLGAYGLSYWLPTIVKSFGVSNTMNGFINVIPWLFVAVALWFVPRHAARHGASAWHIAGPVLLAAVALSLSVIVPGAPLKFAMLCIAAPAIFAAQPVFWSLPPSFLSGPRAAAGIATINAVGNLGGFIAQNLVPIVRDATGSALAPMFALAAVLLVTSLLVFIVMARLKRAQPG
- a CDS encoding N(4)-(beta-N-acetylglucosaminyl)-L-asparaginase gives rise to the protein MLNRRGLIGASLAGSAMMGAKAAFADDGAVRLQGAGVISTWDFGVAANQAAWAILSKGGRALDAVEAGARVPEQDLKNHSVGRAGYPDRDGNVSLDACIMDELGNCGAVAALEHIAHPISVARRVMEKTPHVMLVGAGALQFALEQGFPREELLTPESRAAWEAWKKDAKYDPKANSEVLDYGKTTGQLGTPGGAGNHDTIGMLAIDAKGNLSGACTTSGMAWKMRGRVGDSPIIGAGLYVDNDVGGATSTGVGEEVIRNVGSFLVVELMRQGRSPEAACREAVERILKKKPQAKDIQVGFLAVNKAGEVGAWAIQSGFSYAVCDGRKQDLLVPGKATYSAAR
- a CDS encoding glutathionylspermidine synthase family protein → MRRLTLKPRRDWKSKAEAVGFTWHHADGRRYWDERAAYAFTLEEVEGHLEPATEALHQLCLELVDDAVKSDALMARLQIPEAARDLVAASWAARDPSLYGRFDFFYDGAGPPKLYEYNADTPTSIYEAAVFQWLWLEDMIQQGALPDATDQFNSLHDQLAERFKAIFPNGGFVHFASDPDFVEDRQTVRFLEDMGRLAGLEPKFVPTTAIGLDADGRFVDQDNYIIGALFKLYPWEDMLREPYAANIAASKTLFLEPPWKAVLSNKAMLPLLWERHPGHPNLLETYFDDDPKVERLGASYARKPLFSREGANIELWKDGRKGRVLDQGYGGEGWIRQALKPPPKFGVNYPVVGSWVIGDQPAGVGVREDRSRVTRDRSRFIPHIIEA
- a CDS encoding dienelactone hydrolase family protein; translated protein: MCDDEIHPGLIQDPTISRRRFGLLTVALTGVATVAHADDSVVEKDVAVKTPDGEADAALFYPKGKGKWPAVLLWPDIWSLRPVFRQMARRLASSGYVVLVPNLYYRTKKAPVMEGAMSFANPQDRETISALARTVTPTTAVTDAVAFVAFLDAQPQTNKAKRVGVQGYCMGGPLAFRTAGSNPTRIGAVVSFHGGGLTAEGPDSPQLLIPKTKADYLVAVADNDDKRDPTSKDKLKAAFAEAKIKATVEVYVGANHGWTVPGSQAYNEPAAEKAWSELLALYKTAL
- a CDS encoding PspA/IM30 family protein; amino-acid sequence: MSIWSKLSALFRGAAHDGAQTVVDANALRILDQEIRDADNAQGKARDELAKLVARRRALETEVAQLTDQSRKYESSARAAMNKGDQALALEVAQRIADLEKDAGQKSTQMNELRAAEEKLRTVIAQTDTKVEALRREIEIVKVNESVQKAQAAVISRSGSASGVVGSAADSLKRIKERQAVREEQFRLHSESEDRKTGADLDAKLAAAGILPGASGAEDVLARLMAPKDEALPAPMLAIEDKQKVGRDGSNA
- a CDS encoding copper homeostasis protein CutC is translated as MSAHRVLLEVCVDTPSGLAAAIAGGADRVELCSALALQGLTPAPGLMAQAASAPIPVYPMIRPRHGDFCYDARDLDAMRRDIDAVRGYGLPGVTIGASQANGALDLKVLRKLVEQAEGLGTTLHRAFDVVPDMSEALEIAVELGFERVLTSGGALNALDATDRLAALVEQACGRISIMAGAGVRPGNIAELVRRTGVREAHGSFGGPVPGADPRSQLGAMGFVPPELRDTSQAAVAEAVKALRAL
- a CDS encoding YjfI family protein, giving the protein MPAKLKRSAQAAERTRAWREARRNAGFVKIEVWAPAACKPDILSAVQAIVVESVRGPALQTNPNPPKGVRHMDSVIDTAWTIHTLRDALVESALVREDEMTVTVVEGVEPVLMVVMHEFGDLPIYVSGGGLQLVVSTLLWACDEQNNRAEFNEFLLKAQKIVPLSNFGITTVDGRDYYELMGEISSKTTLQTLVIELRTLADNAIAAASDLRDSFEKSRVAAA